A window of Streptomyces sp. NBC_01689 genomic DNA:
GTACCCGGACGCGCTGCCGCGCGCGCTCGTCGTGGCGGGCCTGGGCACCGGTCTGTTCACCCCGCCGTTCTTCACCGCGGCGCTGAGCGGCGTCGGCCCGCAGGAGACCGGTTCGGCGGCCGGGCTCCTCAACGCCGTCCAGCAGTCGGGCGGCACCCTCGGCGTGGCGGTGGTCGGAGGCGTGTACCTGGCCGGCGACGGCACCTCCCGCGACGCCGCGCAGACCGCTCTCGGCACGGCGGGAGCCGTCCTGGCCGCGACCGGGGTCGCCGCGGTCACCATGACGGCGCGGCCACGGAACCGGGCCGGTGCCCTCGGCCGGGTGGGGGACCACCGCCGGTGAACGGCCGTCAGGGGGTGGGGGCGCGCCGCTCCAGGGCGTCGTGGATGTGGCGGCCCACCAGGGCTCCGCCGAAGACGACGAATCCGACGCCGATGAGCCACGACTGCACGACGAGAACGGTACCGACGGTCCCGTAGCTGATGGCGTTGTTCACGATCAGCGGCGAGAACACGACGTACGAGAACCCGCGCAGGCCGACCAGGCCCGCCATCGTGGCCACCGCCCCCGGCAGCAGCGCGGGCCACGGCACGCGCTCGCCGAGCAGGAAGTGCTGCCCCCACCAGAAGAACAGGACGCCGAAGAAGACCGTGAGCGCGACCCGCACGATGGTCTCGGTGAGCCCCCCGACCAGCACCGCGCCGCTCTCCGCCTCGCTGAACAGATAAGCGGTCAGGGCGGCGAGCCACACCACGCGGCGCCACGCGTGGTGCCACGGCCCCGCGGGGATCTCCCAGATCCTCTCGTAGCCGTTCTGGACGCTCGCGGCGAAGCTGACCCCGAACAGCGCGACGGCGAGCACACTGAAGGCGCTGGTCGTGCTCAGCACCCTCCGTGGCGCGGAGAACAGCTTCTCCACCGCGTCCGCCGGGTGTCCCGACAGGCTCATGCCGTCGATCACCCAGAGGGCGAACCCACGGTGTTCGAACGGGGCCGCCGCCGCGACGACGATCAGCAGCGGTGTCAGGGTGACCAGGCTCAGGGCCGCGAACCCCATGGCCCGGTGCAGCAGCTCCAGTTCGCCGCCGTGCTGCCAGAGGCGGCCGAGAGCCGAGTCGTGCCAGACGGCTCTCGGGGTCCGGCGCCGCGGCCGTCCGGGCCGCGGCGCGTCGGAGGGGTCCGTCATGCGCACCTCGCTTCCGGGCGTCTCCGAGGCCTTTGGCTGCCTCCCGCGCGCCGAAAGGCTCCCGGCATCTGGCGCTCCTTCCCTGAGCCGGCACCCACGGACGGCCGAGCCGGAGGTCCGGCCCAGCCGCCTGGGGGAACGTTGACGGTTTCCCGCCCCGCTCGCGCGCCAAACCCGCCCCGGCGGCCTGTCACCCCGGCGGCCCGTCACCTCACCGGCCGGGCGGTCTCTCCGGCGGGAGCACCGGTGTTGACGACGAAACGCGCACATGGTCCACCTCGCGCGGACGGCGCGCGGGAGGCCGGGGCAGGCCACGACGGTGGAGTTCCACCGCCACGGGCACCGCCGTGAAGACGGACGAGTACGTGCCGACCGCGAGCCCGATGAGCAGGGCGAGCGCGAAGTCCGTCAGCGAATCCCCGCCGAGGACCGCCAGGGCGGTGAGGATGAGGGCCGCACCCATGCCCGTGTTGACGGTACGCGGCAGTGTCTGCAGGATCGCGCGGTCGGCGACCTCCGCCAGCGGCTTCCCGGCGTCGCGCCGGCGCAACTCCCTGATCCGGTCGAATACGACGACCGAGTCGTTGACCGAGTAGCCGACGACGGTGAGGAGGGCGGCCAGGAAGACGCCGTCGACGGGTTTGCCGAGCCAGGCGAAGACACCGACGAGGATGAGCACGTCGTGCGCGAGGGACGCGACCGCCGCGGTGC
This region includes:
- a CDS encoding MFS transporter, which produces MRRGGVPLVEPALLRGRVLPAVPATSTLFFAVMNGVMITVVLQLELGLRRGPLTAGLTLLPWSAGLAVVSWAAGAYLVPRYGTRVMHAGVATLAVGLGGAVLAYRAAPPGTYPDALPRALVVAGLGTGLFTPPFFTAALSGVGPQETGSAAGLLNAVQQSGGTLGVAVVGGVYLAGDGTSRDAAQTALGTAGAVLAATGVAAVTMTARPRNRAGALGRVGDHRR
- a CDS encoding ribonuclease BN, which produces MTDPSDAPRPGRPRRRTPRAVWHDSALGRLWQHGGELELLHRAMGFAALSLVTLTPLLIVVAAAAPFEHRGFALWVIDGMSLSGHPADAVEKLFSAPRRVLSTTSAFSVLAVALFGVSFAASVQNGYERIWEIPAGPWHHAWRRVVWLAALTAYLFSEAESGAVLVGGLTETIVRVALTVFFGVLFFWWGQHFLLGERVPWPALLPGAVATMAGLVGLRGFSYVVFSPLIVNNAISYGTVGTVLVVQSWLIGVGFVVFGGALVGRHIHDALERRAPTP